ATATAAGACGGCGCAGGAATTGAGGGACGTTGCACGTACAATTCACTTGGTACTCCTAAGCAGATCCCAAGTTTGTCGTTGACTAAACTCAGGCGGAGTCTTTGAATTTAATGGCAAATGAGTCTTGCGCGGAATAATATTAGTGCTGGTGCGACTCGGACCGAACCGGTCAGCAAATAGGCCTTCAATTTAGCCTATCACGTAATATCGGTGAAAGCCGCAGCCATGCTGCTACGGCAATTTGCGAAAGTAATAGGACATCTCTGCAACTGTAGCGATGCGAGTTATTCGGCGATTGTGCGTTTGGGGGCGGGTTCGAGCGGTAATCCTTGGCTGTGGGCATCTCGGTACCGGCCTTTCATAATTGTGCCCAATAAGTCTTGTTGGAGAGGCAAGTGTTCGCTGTCGCGCGAAACGCTCGCCAACAGTATTCGATCATGGATCTATCTGTAACCCGCGCGGTCATATCTTCGTCTTTGCAGTAGTCCGCGAGCGCACCCTTCAGCGCCTCTTGTAAAGTGCTGAAGAATGTGTTGCCCATGGAAATATTGCTCATGTAAGTTGCCGGGTAGCCTGTGTATATACCGTATTGAAGGCACCGTCGGACAAATGCACTTCCATGTCTTTGCGAAGGCATGACAATATCGAACATGGCGTCGCTTCCTAAGACACGCGCGGGTATTCCGAAGCTAGCGAACGACTCGTGGAACAACCTCTTGAGCACTGCGCCGCTATCCGCCAAGCGAGCTACAATGCCATCTTCTTCGAAAATTTGCTGCGTTAGATTAGCAGCTACGAAGGCTCGATTTTCACGTAAGTAGGTGTTGCCAAGATAAACACCATCCGCCCCGGACATGGCATCGGCCGTACCAATAACCGCAGAAAGGCCAATTCCCTGTGCGAGTCCTTCGGACAAGGTAATCAGGTCGGCCGGGACCCGGTGTGCTTGGCAGTAACCACCGTCGGCGTAACGAAGTCCGCAAAGCACCTCGTCAACGATCAAAAGCGCTCCATGCAGCATAGCCATTCTAGCGCTTTGGTGGAGTAACTCCGGAGGAAAGACCGATGGCTCTGGCGTGACTACAATTCCGGCGACTTTGCCTCTGTTCCAACTCAACATCTGCTGCAAGATATCTAAGTCATACTGAAAGTCCTGGATGTAATGGTCTTTGGCTGTAGAATCGTCAGACCACGGGTACCGTTGGAAGATGTCATGCCAACCGTGAAAACCGGCTGTTAGGATAATTGGTTGACCGGTTCGACGTCGTGCGATGCGGACAGCTGCCTCCGTTGCACAAGATCCGGTCCTCAAGA
The Cupriavidus taiwanensis genome window above contains:
- a CDS encoding aminotransferase class III-fold pyridoxal phosphate-dependent enzyme, with amino-acid sequence MRTGSCATEAAVRIARRRTGQPIILTAGFHGWHDIFQRYPWSDDSTAKDHYIQDFQYDLDILQQMLSWNRGKVAGIVVTPEPSVFPPELLHQSARMAMLHGALLIVDEVLCGLRYADGGYCQAHRVPADLITLSEGLAQGIGLSAVIGTADAMSGADGVYLGNTYLRENRAFVAANLTQQIFEEDGIVARLADSGAVLKRLFHESFASFGIPARVLGSDAMFDIVMPSQRHGSAFVRRCLQYGIYTGYPATYMSNISMGNTFFSTLQEALKGALADYCKDEDMTARVTDRSMIEYCWRAFRATANTCLSNKTYWAQL